Genomic DNA from Gammaproteobacteria bacterium:
GACGAGTTCTTCTCCACCGAGAAGGTGGTGGTGAGGGACGACTACGCCGCCGCTAGCAAAGAGTTCCAGAAGCGCTTCGGCGGCCTCACGCTGCGCAAGTCGCTGGCGGCGCCGGTATCACAGGATGAATGAACGCCGCTAACGGCCCGCGAAGGTCTTGGCGTCCTCCTGGCCGATGATCACGGCTCCGTCGACGCGCTCCGGCCGGGTGGACAGCAGGAAGCTGGCCATGGCGGCGATGGTGTCCTGGTTGTCGGTGAAGATGTCCATGATGGGCCTGACGGGGTCCTTGAACTGGGACTTCAGGGCTGCGCCAGTGATGACGCACTGCACCTTCGCGCCATCCATATAGACGTTGAACTCCACGCCGTCCTGGTTGGGGGTCAGCGCATGTTCGTCGGTGTGGACTTCGATCTGCGTGGTCATGGCCGGGATCCTCCTTGGCGACGGCACCAAGGTATCCCGCTGGCCGGGCAGCCACATTGACCTAGTCAGCTCCGGCGGATGTCCCTCAGCGGGGCCAGGTGAAGCCCGGGGCGACATACAGGGGGTCGCCCTCCAAGAGGGTCAGTAGCACGCGGGTCTTGTGTATGGACATGACATCCACCTTGAAGAGGTCCTGGTCCAGCACCACCAGGTCGGCGGCCTTGCCTGCTTCGATGGTCCCATCGACTGCATCCTCCCGTACCGCCCAGGCGGCATCCCGCGTGTAGGCCGCGATGGCCTGCGCCACGCCGATGCGTTGCTCCGGTTGCGGCGCAGGCTGGCCGCCGTCCAGCGGCTGGCGGGTCACTGCGTACTGGATGCCATCGAGGGGCGACAGCGTCTCCTGGGGCCAGTCGCTGCCCAGGGTCACGCGCCCGCCGGCAGCGCGCACGCTGCCCATGGGATACATCCACTTCGCACGCTCCGGGCCCAAGGCCTGCTGGGCCGGCAGGAAAGGCTCGTCACCGGGCTGGAACCAGAGGGATGTGAAGTTCCCGGTGACGCCGAGCTTGCCGAAGCGCGGGAGGTCCGCCGGGTCCACCACGCCCAAGTGCGCGATCTGGTCGCGGCGGTCCGCCGCGCCGTCCTTCTGCATGGCGTGTTCGATGGCATCGAGGCCTGCACGCACGGCGGCATCGCCCATGGCGTGCATGTGGATGAGGAAGCCTGCGGCGTCGAGTCTCTGCACGATCGCGTCCAGCAGGTCCTGCGGGATGGTGGGGCCGCGCTCGTCAGGCGCATCGGCATAGGCCACGAGCATCGAGGCGGTGTGCTCACTCAGCTCGCCGTCTAGGAAGAGCTTGGCGGCTTCGGCACGGAAGCGCTTGCCGCGCATTCGTTCCCGCTGCTTCAACAGTGCATCTACTTGTCCCGGTCCCTGCGCCGGGTCCACAGGCTGGGTGGCCGTCACGCGCAGGGTGAGTTCACCCGCCAGGTCCGCAGCGTGATAGGCCTGCACCATGTCGGGCGTGGCGGCGGCATCGAACACGGAGGTGATGCCGAGGCTGTTGGCGAGGGCGCTGACGCGCTTCAACGCCTCGCGGTAGTCGGCCGGGCTGGGCGGCGGCACCTTGCTGCGCACGCGGGTGGTGTCATCGCCCTTCAGGATGCCTGCGCCCTTCGGATCGAGGCCGCCGGAGGCGAGCGCCTTGGAGTTCGCCCAGGCGGTGAAGCCGTCCGTGGTACGGATGAAGGTGGGACGGTCCGTCACCCAGGCGTCGAGCGTGGCACGGTCGAGACCCTTGCCGAGCGCGTCCGGCACGCCGTTGCAGAACACCCAGGCGTGCGTCGCGGAAGCTTCCGCCTTCACGCGGGCCTCGAGTTCCTGCAGGGATTTGGCACCGCTGAGGTCGCACTGCAGCATCCGCATGCCGCCGGACAGGGGATGGATGTGCGCGTCGTGGAAGCCCGGCAACACCATGGCACCGTGCAGATCGACGACGCGCGCGCCTTCCAGGTAAGGCTTCAATCCCGATTCATCACCTACGTAGGCGATGTGGCCGGCGCGGATGACTACAGCGCTGGCCCGGGGCTGCTTGTCGTTGAGCGTGTAGACGGCGCCGTCGCGCAGGATGAGATCACCGGGAGCTGCGTGGGCAGTGGCCGTGAGCAACACCAGGAGGAGTGCCGCGGCGAGGCGCATGTCAGAGCTTCTTGAGCTGGTAGAGGAGTTCCAGCGCTTCCTTGGGCGAGAGCTTGTCCGGGTCCACGGACTTTAGCTTCTCCTCTACGGCAGAAGGCGCTGCGGTGAACAGGCCTTGCTGCTGGGGCTGCAGCTGCCCCTTGGGTTGGCGCTGGGCGGACTCGAGGCGCACGAGATACTCACGGGCCTGCGTGATCACCTGCTTGGGGATGCCGGCCAGCGCTGCCACCTGCAGACCGTAGCTCCGGTCCGCCGGGCCTTCCTTCACCGCGTGCAGGAACACGAGCTCGTGGGCGTGCTCGGTGGCATCCAGGTGCACGTTCGCGATGCCCGGTATCAGCTCCGGCAGCGCCGTGAGCTCGAAGTAATGGGTGGCGAAGAGCGTGAACGCGCGCAGGTTGCGCGCGATGTGGCTCGCGGCGGCCCAGGCCAGGGACATGCCGTCGTAGGTGCTGGTGCCGCGGCCGATCTCGTCCATGAGCACAAGGCTGTGGTCTGTAGCGTTGTTCAGGATGTTCGCAGTCTCCACCATCTCCACCATGAAGGTGGAGCGCCCGCCGGCGAGGTCGTCCGAGGCGCCGATGCGGGTGAAGATGCGGTCCAGCGGGCCGATGACGGCTTTGGCCGCTGGCACGAAGCTGCCGATGTGCGCGAGTATCGCGATGAGCGCCGTCTGGCGCATGTAGGTGGACTTGCCGCCCATGTTCGGGCCGGTGATGACCAGCATGCGGCGGGCGTCGTCGAGCCTGAGGTCGTTGGGCACGAAGGGCGTGTCGATGACCTGCTCCACCACTAAGTGCCGGCCGCCTTCGATGCGAAGCTCGGGTTTATCGGTGAGCTCCGGCGCCGCGAGGCGCAGGCTCACGGCCCGCTCGGCCAGGTTCGCCACCACGTCCAGTGTCGCCAGCGCCGTGGCGGTGCGCTGCAGGTCCGCGAGGCGTTCGATCAGCTTGTCCAGCAGCGCGTCGTAGAGCTGTCGCTCCCGGGCCAGGGAACGCTCCTGCGCCGAGAGGGCCTTGTCCTCGAAAGCCTTCAGCTCCGGCGTGATGTAGCGCTCGACGCCCTTCAGGGTCTGGCGGCGGATGTAGTCCGCCGGGACCTTGTCCGCGTGGGTGCGGCCCACCTCTATATAGAAGCCGTGGACCCGGTTGTAGTTCACCTTGAGGGTCGCGATGCCGCTACGCAGTTTCTCGCGGTTCTCCAGGTCCGTGAGGAAGGCATCGGCGTCGCGGTTGATGTGGCGCAGCTCGTCCAGTTCCGCGTCGTAGCCTTCCGCGAAGATGCCGCCCTCCCGGGCCAGGGCCGGTGGGTTCTCCACCAGGGCTTTCTTCAACAGTTCGTGCAGGTCCGGGTGCTGGCCCAGCGCCTGGCTCAACTCTCTAAGGAGGGGTGTGTCCAGTCCGGCAAGGGACGTGCGCAGGGCAGGGAGCTCGCCCAAGGTGTAGCGCAGCTGGCCGAGATCCCGGGGCCGGGCGGACTTCAGAGCCACCCGGGCCAGGATGCGCTCCACGTCGCCGATGCCGTTCAGCCGCTCCTGCAGGGGTTCGTAGCGGCGCTGTTCCATGAGCGTGGCGACGCAGTGGTAGCGCTGCTGGAGGAGCGCGTGGTCCCGGAGCGGGCGGTTGAGCCAGCGGCGCAGGAGGCGCGAGCCCATGGGCGTGACGCTACGGTCCATGACGCCGGCGAGGGTGAACTCATGGCGGCCCACCAGGCTCGTCTCGAGTTCGAGGTTGCGGCGGGTGGCGGCATCCAATATGAGCGCGTCGTCGCGCCGCTCCACCGTGAGGCCCGTGAGGTGCGGCAGCGCCGTGCGCTGGGTCTCCTGCACGTATTGCAGGAGCGCGCCGGCGGCGGTGACGGCGGCATCGAGCCCCTCGGCGCCGAAGCCGGCCAGGTCGCGGGTGCGGAACTGGGCCGTGAGCAGGCGCGCGGCGGTCTCGATGTCGAAATGCCAGGGCGGCCGCGGCCGCCCACCATTTCGTTGCTGGGCGGCCCTGGGCAGCAGTGCGTCCTCGGCGTAGAGCAGCTCCGCCGGGCGCAGCCGCTCCAACTCGCCCAATAAAGCCTCTTCGCCGGCGAGTTCCAATATCGTGAAGCGGCCCGAACCCAAGTCCAGTGCGGCGAGACCGTAATGCGGATTGCCGGCATGCACCGCCGCCAGCAGGTTGTCGCGGCGCTCTTCCAAGAGCGCTTCGTCCGTGACGGTGCCGGGCGTGACGATGCGCACCACCTTGCGCTCCACGGGGCCCTTGGAAGTGGCCGGGTCGCCGATCTGTTCACAGATCGCTACAGATTCCCCAAGCCTCACCAGCTTGGCGAGGTAGTTGTCCAGCTGGTGATAGGGCACCCCCGCCATGGGGATGGGCGAGCCGCCGGACTGGCCGCGCTGCGTCAGCGTGATGTCCATGAGCCGCGCGGCCTTGCGCGCGTCGTCGTAGAAGAGCTCATAGAAGTCGCCCATGCGGTAGAACACCAGCACGTCCGGGTGCTCGGACTTCACGCGCAGGTACTGGCGCATGACCGGCGTGTGGTCGGCGAAGGCGTTGTCGGCGGTCTGGTTCATGGGCTTCCCGGGGGAAGGGCGATGCTAGCAGGGTGACGCAAGAATGGCTTGCACCCTGCTGGTGCGTCCATGGATGGACGCGTCGAAAAT
This window encodes:
- a CDS encoding amidohydrolase, which gives rise to MRLAAALLLVLLTATAHAAPGDLILRDGAVYTLNDKQPRASAVVIRAGHIAYVGDESGLKPYLEGARVVDLHGAMVLPGFHDAHIHPLSGGMRMLQCDLSGAKSLQELEARVKAEASATHAWVFCNGVPDALGKGLDRATLDAWVTDRPTFIRTTDGFTAWANSKALASGGLDPKGAGILKGDDTTRVRSKVPPPSPADYREALKRVSALANSLGITSVFDAAATPDMVQAYHAADLAGELTLRVTATQPVDPAQGPGQVDALLKQRERMRGKRFRAEAAKLFLDGELSEHTASMLVAYADAPDERGPTIPQDLLDAIVQRLDAAGFLIHMHAMGDAAVRAGLDAIEHAMQKDGAADRRDQIAHLGVVDPADLPRFGKLGVTGNFTSLWFQPGDEPFLPAQQALGPERAKWMYPMGSVRAAGGRVTLGSDWPQETLSPLDGIQYAVTRQPLDGGQPAPQPEQRIGVAQAIAAYTRDAAWAVREDAVDGTIEAGKAADLVVLDQDLFKVDVMSIHKTRVLLTLLEGDPLYVAPGFTWPR
- the mutS gene encoding DNA mismatch repair protein MutS, which produces MNQTADNAFADHTPVMRQYLRVKSEHPDVLVFYRMGDFYELFYDDARKAARLMDITLTQRGQSGGSPIPMAGVPYHQLDNYLAKLVRLGESVAICEQIGDPATSKGPVERKVVRIVTPGTVTDEALLEERRDNLLAAVHAGNPHYGLAALDLGSGRFTILELAGEEALLGELERLRPAELLYAEDALLPRAAQQRNGGRPRPPWHFDIETAARLLTAQFRTRDLAGFGAEGLDAAVTAAGALLQYVQETQRTALPHLTGLTVERRDDALILDAATRRNLELETSLVGRHEFTLAGVMDRSVTPMGSRLLRRWLNRPLRDHALLQQRYHCVATLMEQRRYEPLQERLNGIGDVERILARVALKSARPRDLGQLRYTLGELPALRTSLAGLDTPLLRELSQALGQHPDLHELLKKALVENPPALAREGGIFAEGYDAELDELRHINRDADAFLTDLENREKLRSGIATLKVNYNRVHGFYIEVGRTHADKVPADYIRRQTLKGVERYITPELKAFEDKALSAQERSLARERQLYDALLDKLIERLADLQRTATALATLDVVANLAERAVSLRLAAPELTDKPELRIEGGRHLVVEQVIDTPFVPNDLRLDDARRMLVITGPNMGGKSTYMRQTALIAILAHIGSFVPAAKAVIGPLDRIFTRIGASDDLAGGRSTFMVEMVETANILNNATDHSLVLMDEIGRGTSTYDGMSLAWAAASHIARNLRAFTLFATHYFELTALPELIPGIANVHLDATEHAHELVFLHAVKEGPADRSYGLQVAALAGIPKQVITQAREYLVRLESAQRQPKGQLQPQQQGLFTAAPSAVEEKLKSVDPDKLSPKEALELLYQLKKL
- a CDS encoding DUF1488 family protein, with the protein product MTTQIEVHTDEHALTPNQDGVEFNVYMDGAKVQCVITGAALKSQFKDPVRPIMDIFTDNQDTIAAMASFLLSTRPERVDGAVIIGQEDAKTFAGR